Within the Solibacillus silvestris genome, the region GTCATACTCTTGCCTATAATTTCTTTAGTACGCTCGTCTTTCGGATATAAATGTGGCGACAAATAAGCCATCATTAATGCACTTGTTCCCAAGAAAAAAGCCATAATTCCTTCTGGAAATTCACCATTTGCAATATACGGGTAATTAATATAAATACTTAATGGAATCATTATGATAGCTAAAAATAGGTATATTAGTTGATTTTCTCGTGCTTTTTTCACTCAACATCCCCCTCATAAATAAATACATCTTCAATCCTGCAGTTGAAAATTTCAGCCAGTTTAAAAGCTAAAATAATAGATGGATTATATTTTTCCTTTTCAAGTGAAATAATGGTTTGTCTTGAAACGGAAAGCTTTTCTGCCAACTGATCCTGCGTCATACTGTATTGAGCTCGTAAAACCTTAATATTATTTTTGATGTAAATCATCCTTTTTATGTAAAGTTTGTTTTACTTTAAGTAAAGTATACTTTACATTCTTTTAAATAACAAGTTACCAAATTTTCGTTTGCTGACTTCCTTCCTATTCATAAGTAGCATAAAAACAAAAAACCCCCCACTTAATTAAAAATGGGAGGTGTTGGTACCCTAACTTTTATTTGTGAACGGTTGTTTGGATAGGATTGTATAGACTTAGAATAAATATTTTTTTACTTTTCGATTACTATACAATATTGCTCTTTATAGTTTTCATGGTTCCAATTGTACATTTGTAACAGATGATCGAGAGATAATTCGCTATAATTTAGCCTACTATACGGTATATTAAGTGCATTGTCTTCATGACCAATCCATACTCGCCATAGTTCGATGACCTGTCCTTCTCTAATATTATCTTTTAAGTAATCCAATAATTGCTTTACTCTTAATTCTGAATAGTTAAAACTCACT harbors:
- a CDS encoding transcriptional regulator, with the protein product MKNNIKVLRAQYSMTQDQLAEKLSVSRQTIISLEKEKYNPSIILAFKLAEIFNCRIEDVFIYEGDVE